In the genome of Gallaecimonas pentaromativorans, one region contains:
- a CDS encoding energy transducer TonB, which yields MTRYLSATVLAVLATLACLYFMTRLINQPKAPPAAPPLARVEPAAAVPPPKPPKQPEETKPQPRTAMTMPGVESLAPTAPTAVTAVMKGQPSAINPTVGPMTLKMEQPPFTAGNDGVATPLVRMDPRYPADAARDGKEGWVKLRFTINTAGLVDDIQVIDASPKRIFNRAAIDALRKWRYQPQMRDGKPEDLHNQEVVLDFKLNQPA from the coding sequence ATGACGAGATATCTGTCGGCAACCGTATTGGCGGTCCTGGCCACCTTGGCCTGTCTGTACTTCATGACCCGCCTGATAAACCAGCCCAAAGCGCCACCGGCCGCGCCGCCCCTGGCCAGAGTTGAACCGGCCGCCGCCGTGCCGCCTCCCAAGCCGCCCAAACAACCGGAAGAGACCAAACCCCAGCCCCGTACCGCCATGACCATGCCCGGCGTTGAAAGCCTGGCGCCCACCGCACCGACAGCGGTAACCGCTGTAATGAAAGGCCAGCCCAGCGCCATCAACCCCACCGTGGGCCCGATGACGCTAAAAATGGAGCAGCCTCCCTTTACCGCCGGCAATGACGGCGTGGCCACCCCGCTGGTGCGAATGGACCCCCGCTACCCCGCTGATGCTGCCCGGGACGGCAAGGAAGGCTGGGTGAAGCTGCGCTTTACCATCAACACCGCCGGCCTGGTGGACGATATTCAAGTGATTGACGCCAGCCCCAAACGCATCTTCAACCGCGCCGCCATCGATGCCCTGCGCAAATGGCGTTACCAGCCACAGATGCGAGACGGTAAGCCCGAGGATCTACATAACCAGGAAGTGGTGCTGGATTTTAAATTAAACCAACCCGCTTGA